The following proteins come from a genomic window of Metarhizium brunneum chromosome 2, complete sequence:
- the cmkB gene encoding Calcium/calmodulin-dependent protein kinase cmkB, with protein MDGKQQTPQPQIQPCRYKVGKTLGAGSYSVVKECVHIDTGRYYAAKVINKRLMAGREHMVRNEIAVLKKVSMGHQNILTLVDYFETMNNLYLVTDLALGGELFDRICRKGSYYESDAADLIRATLSAVAYLHDHGIVHRDLKPENLLFRTPEDNADLLIADFGLSRIMDEEQFHVLTTTCGTPGYMAPEIFKKTGHGKPVDLWALGVITYFLLCGYTPFDRDSDFEEMQAILNADYSFTPVEYWRGVSSNAKDFIRRCLTIDHTKRITAHEALQHAFVAAEEPTDGAGENLLPTIKKNFNARRTLHAAIDTVRAINKLREASHLMDGARSKEPGRGAAPRSDGNGTRKDDSGISLGKEDSGYGTQHDADVVMGNTTAAPALSSVPASLQPGNQANKVIQTSKGLWSAPTSNR; from the exons ATGGACGGCAAACAGCAGACACCGCAGCCTCAGATCCAGCCTTGTAGATACAAGGTCGGAAAGACGCTGGGAGCTGGCTCCTACTCTGTGGTGAAGGAATGTGTTCATATTGATACCGGTCGATACTATGCCGCCAAAGTTATCAACAAGCGGCTTATGGCAGGCCGTGAGCACATG GTCCGCAATGAAATTGCCGTCCTCAAGAAGGTGTCCATGGGCCACCAAAACATACTGACGCTTGTCGACTACTTTGAGACGATGAATAACCTCTACCTTGTCACCGACCTGGCTCTCGGCGGTGAACTCTTTGACCGAATCTGTCGCAAGGGATCATACTACGAatccgacgccgccgacctTATCCGCGCAACGCTATCTGCTGTAGCTTACTTGCACGACCACGGTATAGTACACCGCGACCTCAAGCCCGAGAATCTTCTGTTCCGAACGCCAGAGGACAACGCGGACCTGCTTATTGCGGATTTTGGCCTCTCACGTATCATGGACGAAGAACAGTTTCACGTTCTCACAACCACCTGCGGCACGCCAGGGTACATGGCTCCGGAAATCTTCAAAAAAACGGGCCATGGCAAGCCTGTTGACCTTTGGGCCTTGGGAGTCATCACCTACTTCCTCCTCTGTGGCTACACCCCATTCGACCGGGACTCCGACTTTGAAGAAATGCAGGCCATTCTAAACGCAGACTACAGCTTCACGCCTGTAGAATACTGGCGCGGCGTCTCCAGCAATGCCAAGGACTTTATCCGTCGATGCCTGACCATCGATCACACCAAACGCATCACCGCGCACGAGGCCCTTCAGCATGCCTTCGTTGCCGCCGAAGAGCCCACCGACGGAGCAGGCGAGAACCTCCTCCCCACCATCAAGAAGAACTTCAACGCCCGCCGCACCCTCCACGCAGCCATCGACACTGTCCGCGCCATTAACAAGCTCCGCGAGGCCTCACACCTCATGGACGGCGCTCGCTCAAAAGAACCCGGCCGCGGCGCAGCCCCGCGCAGCGACGGCAACGGAACCCGCAAGGACGACAGCGGCATCTCGCTCGGCAAAGAGGACTCGGGCTACGGCACACAGCACGACGCAGACGTCGTTATGGGCAATACCACTGCCGCACCAGCCCTCAGCAGTGTCCCCGCCTCCCTACAACCGGGTAACCAAGCGAACAAGGTCATACAAACAAGTAAAGGTCTCTGGAGCGCCCCTACGTCAAACAGGTAA
- the for gene encoding Serine hydroxymethyltransferase, cytosolic, protein MSSDYALSASHKEMLEKPLLETDPEVATIMKDEVQRQRESIVLIASENITSRAVFDALGSPMSNKYSEGYPGARYYGGNQHIDRIELLCQKRALEAFHLDPERWGVNVQCLSGSPANLQVYQAIMPPHGRLMGLDLPHGGHLSHGYQTPQRKISAVSTYFETMPYRVDLETGIIDYDMLAKNAILYRPKILVAGTSAYCRLIDYKRMREIADSVGAYLVVDMAHISGLIAAEVIPTPFQYADVVTTTTHKSLRGPRGAMIFFRKGVRSVDAKTGKETLYDLEGPINFSVFPGHQGGPHNHTITALAVALKQAQTPEFKAYQEQVVSNAKTLENTFKSLGHKLVADGTDSHMVLLDLRQFSLDGARVEAVLEQINIACNKNAIPGDKSALTPCGIRIGTPAMSSRGFGEKDFERVAKYIDESIKICKEVQAALPKEANKLKDFKAKVASGEIPRINELRKEIAAWTSAFPLPVEGWRLDAGI, encoded by the exons ATGTCTTCCGACTACGCCCTGTCTGCGTCTCACAAGGAG ATGCTCGAGAAGCCTCTTCTCGAGACTGACCCCGAGGTCGCCACCATCATG AAGGATGAGGTCCAGCGGCAGCGAGAGTCGATTGTTCTCATTGCCTCGGAGAACATCACCTCTCGCGCCGTTTTCGATGCCCTCGGCTCCCCCATGTCCAACAAGTACTCCGAGGGCTACCCCGGCGCTCGCTACTATGGCGGCAACCAGCACATTGACCGCATTGAGTTGCTCTGCCAGAAACGAGCTCTCGAGGCCTTCCACCTCGACCCTGAGAGGTGGGGTGTCAACGTCCAGTGCTTGTCTGGCAGCCCTGCCAACTTGCAGGTGTACCAGGCTATCATGCCTCCTCACGGTCGTCTCATGGGTCTCGACCTTCCTCACGGTGGCCATCTTTCTCACGGTTACCAGACTCCTCAGCGCAA GATCTCGGCTGTCTCCACCTACTTCGAGACTATGCCTTACCGAGTTGACCTCGAGACTGGTATCATCGACTACGACATGCTCGCCAAGAACGCTATCCTCTACCGCCCCAAGATCCTCGTCGCCGGTACCTCTGCTTACTGCCGCTTGATTGACTATAAGCGCATGCGCGAGATTGCCGACTCCGTTGGCGCTTACCTTGTTGTCGACATGGCTCACATCTCTGGACTTATCGCTGCCGAAGTCATCCCTACGCCTTTCCAGTACGCTGATGTCGTCACTACCACCACCCACAAGTCTCTCCGTGGCCCTCGCGGCGCAATGATCTTCTTCCGCAAGGGTGTCCGCTCTGTCGATGCCAAAACTGGCAAGGAGACCCTCTATGACCTTGAGGGCCCCATCAACTTCTCCGTCTTCCCCGGCCATCAGGGTGGACCTCATAATcacaccatcaccgccttGGCCGTTGCTCTCAAGCAGGCTCAGACCCCCGAGTTCAAGGCCTACCAGGAGCAGGTCGTATCCAACGCCAAGACTCTGGAAAACACATTCAAGTCTCTTGGACATAAGCTGGTTGCTGATGGCACTGACAGCCACATGGTTCTCCTTGACCTCCGTCAGTTCAGCCTGGACGGTGCCCGTGTCGAGGCTGTTCTTGAGCAGATCAACATTGCCTGCAACAAGAACGCCATTCCTGGAGACAAGAGCGCTCTCACCCCATGCGGCATCCGCATTGGTACCCCTGCCATGAGCAGCCGTGGTTTCGGCGAGAAGGACTTTGAGCGTGTCGCCAAATACATCGATGAGAGCATCAAGATTTGCAAGGAGGTCCAGGCTGCTCTTCCCAAGGAAgccaacaagctcaaggacttcaaggccaaggttgCCAGCGGCGAGATTCCTCGCATCAACGAGCTCCGCAAGGAAATCGCTGCTTGGACCAGTGCTTTCCCCCTCCCCGTTGAGGGCTGGCGCCTGGACGCTGGCATCTAG
- the spt7 gene encoding Transcriptional activator spt7, protein MSISNGQPAWPPPVLHHANGSRSLNHLDDGTARTQTPVDNTVELVPEAPVDVEEESRRALFADLYRKTEDKIALLFSEDGSYNLDAIAGLKRRAPTPTVTLPPTTDHEPIKEPPYKKAKRAIDEDDYDDDDEDEDEVATAPAPVLKAQGSAASIAANSLLSPSKSGSSPVHSLNSPGRLGEKLKSSQEEPQSRSKAGESDDNAIKNLEEARLATEEAARRSFHTIFYTLENDRTAMLEQKRLEDSEKQLQAEMDSNQANGAGGTQASNQGSLSSANLGASSLTLKHLIARIDMKRDQVRASDAELRLLMNEVRKNRSKWASEENVNQEELYEAFEKVLTELKAHTEYSHPFLTRVSKKDAPDYYSLIKNPMDLGSMTKKLKSLTYKSKTDFVADLDLIWDNCLKYNQDMNSQIRRMANGMRKEAEKLIPLIPDLVVRSRAEVEAEERRKQNGGDDDGGDDSDDEPIMSSRGRKATTKGAKSRTAPTDQKEDTPVVDQKPVLQLNGLLGKAGREGSEVDGSNGFSTPPIAGSITPSGALNGHSGIASNADAMDIDGPSLSTMTAFGEATEQAYEDEEYKIWKQTTKKDRALTVKERHFLFKGNSLNTDAPALLRNRAGMRWFLKHQREAETMGIAAHPHLASAAGAGKDLAPSKQPETLAEGIDEETEQVVPDYYNPLTSIPDIKPNLQWVEDGEGQVINQHEAFLRLVPPGSFIAPKSRLTKKMDDNIRQIQETRKLATKISVIKQMQVQSQVYTNQFPKSSIETFLEQDIEPHFISDDGPVMASETCQDALKRSVAKILYHTGFEELQPSAIDTLTGIAADYFQKLVRTFNIYREAEKTSVQTPQGPRTKSRFTPEEVVLHTLEESGHDVASLESYAKDEVDRLSSRLGILHERMKLHLTDLLRPALSADAGVDGVGAFKDGSDQFMSGDFADDLGEDFFGFKALGLDKEMGLDSFSVPFHLLHSRVRNQYQMQTQTAGAISADMFEALSPSEPVSNEGIQEEIGLVKNFFLAKLHANGDQPLVEDEDLPVKQRKPRPRLGASGKIISAQKRPPREQLALAKKKKKMELAAAAAEAKANASPEKGANAGTGSTNTTPAKKKSITITPVPPPNPALLALTASMERTDSMQSQAGTSQTEKDENIAMMSPDSIAQ, encoded by the exons ATGTCCATTTCCAACGGCCAGCCAGCATGGCCGCCTCCAGTTTTGCACCATGCAAACGGCAGCAGGTCTTTGAATCATCTCGATGATGGAACGGCGCGTACTCAGACCCCCGTCGATAATACAGTAGAGTTGGTGCCTGAGGCACCAGTCGATGTCGAAGAAGAATCCCGGCGCGCTCTTTTTGCAGACTTGTATCGCAAGACTGAGGACAAGATCGCCTTGTTGTTTTCTGAGGATGGTTCTTACAATCTTGACGCGATTGCGGGTCTGAAGCGTCGTGCCCCGACCCCTACCGTGACGCTCCCCCCCACCACCGATCACGAACCCATCAAGGAACCGCCCTACAAAAAGGCCAAACGTGCcattgatgaagatgactatgacgacgatgacgaagacgaagacgaagtaGCCACCGCGCCTGCGCCTGTGCTGAAAGCGCAAGGTTCCGCCGCCTCTATAGCCGCCAACTCCCTGCTGTCCCCATCCAAGTCTGGCAGCTCTCCAGTTCATTCCCTCAACTCGCCAGGGAGACTAGGAGAAAAGCTAAAATCGAGCCAAGAAGAACCTCAGAGTAGAAGCAAAGCCGGGGAAAGCGACGACAATGCCATCAAAAATTTGGAAGAGGCCAGGTTGGCCACCGAGGAAGCTGCCAGGCGTAGCTTCCACACTATATTCTACACCCTGGAGAATGATCGAACAGCGATGCTTGAACAAAAACGACTGGAAGATTCAGAAAAGCAGCTTCAAGCCGAGATGGACAGCAATCAGGCAAATGGGGCCGGCGGTACCCAAGCAAGCAACCAAGGCTCGCTGAGTAGTGCGAATCTAGGTGCCTCAAGCCTGACCCTTAAACATCTCATCGCCAGAATTGATATGAAGCGTGACCAAGTAAGAGCCTCAGATGCAGAACTGAGACTCCTCATGAACGAGGTTCGCAAAAACCGAAGCAAATGGGCGAGCGAGGAAAATGTCAACCAAGAAGAGTTATATGAAGCTTTTGAAAAGGTTTTGACGGAGCTGAAGGcgcatacggagtattctcACCCATTCTTAACGCGAGTTAGCAAGAAAGATGCACCTGATTATTATAGTT TAATCAAGAACCCTATGGATCTCGGCTCAATGACGAAGAAACTAAAATCCCTGACGTACAAATCAAAGACGGATTTCGTTGCGGATCTTGACCTAATATGGGATAACTGTTTAAAATACAACCAAGACATGAATAGTCAAATCCGCAGAATGGCGAATGGAATGAGAAAAGAAGCTGAAAAGCTGATCCCGCTGATCCCAGATCTCGTCGTTCGTTCTCGGGCTGAAGTGGAGGCAGAAGAGAGACGAAAGCagaatggcggcgacgatgacggtGGCGACGACTCTGACGACGAGCCGATAATGTCGTCTCGTGGTCGAAAGGCTACAACAAAAGGTGCCAAGTCGCGCACCGCCCCGACGGACCAGAAAGAGGACACACCCGTGGTGGATCAAAAACCGGTCCTACAACTCAATGGACTTCTCGGAAAAGCTGGCAGGGAGGGATCCGAAGTTGATGGGAGCAATGGGTTCTCGACTCCGCCGATAGCTGGCTCTATAACCCCGTCTGGCGCATTGAATGGACACTCTGGCATTGCGAGCAACGCCGATGCCATGGATATCGACGGACCAAGTCTTAGCACAATGACAGCGTTTGGTGAAGCTACTGAACAGGCAtacgaggacgaagagtACAAGATTTGGAAGCAGACAACCAAGAAGGATCGAGCTCTAACTGTGAAAGAGCGCCACTTCCTGTTCAAAGGGAACAGTTTGAATACGGATGCCCCAGCACTTCTGAGAAATCGAGCTGGCATGCGCTGGTTTTTGAAGCATCAGAGGGAAGCTGAAACTATGGGAATTGCTGCACACCCACACCTGGCCAGTGCCGCAGGAGCGGGAAAGGATCTGGCCCCAAGCAAGCAACCGGAAACTCTTGCTGAGGGCATTGACGAAGAGACTGAACAGGTGGTGCCCGACTACTACAACCCGCTGACCAGTATCCCTGATATCAAGCCTAATCTGCAGTGGGTTGAGGACGGAGAAGGACAAGTGATTAACCAGCATGAGGCATTCCTCAGACTCGTGCCCCCTGGCTCTTTTATTGCACCGAAAAGCCGACTGACAAAAAAAATGGATGACAATATCCGTCAGATTCAAGAAACCAGAAAGCTGGCGACCAAAATCTCAGTTATCAAGCAAATGCAGGTCCAATCGCAGGTGTACACCAACCAGTTCCCCAAATCGAGTATTGAGACTTTCCTCGAGCAAGATATTGAGCCCCATTTCATCTCGGATGATGGACCTGTGATGGCTTCGGAAACTTGTCAGGATGCTCTCAAGCGCTCTGTCGCGAAAATTCTCTATCATACCGGTTTCGAGGAGTTGCAGCCGTCCGCTATTGATACCTTGACCGGAATTGCTGCCGATTATTTCCAGAAGTTGGTCAGgacttttaatatttaccGCGAGGCTGAAAAGACATCAGTGCAAACTCCTCAAGGACCGCGAACCAAGTCCCGATTCACTCCTGAAGAAGTTGTTCTCCATACCCTCGAAGAAAGTGGCCACGATGTTGCGTCACTCGAATCTTATGCAAAGGATGAAGTTGACCGGTTAAGTTCTCGACTCGGAATTCTCCATGAGCGTATGAAGCTGCATCTCACTGATCTATTGCGGCCGGCCCTTTCCGCGGATGCCGGAGTTGACGGCGTCGGAGCCTTCAAGGATGGCAGTGACCAGTTTATGAGTGGCGACTTCGCTGACGATCTTGGCGAAGACTTCTTTGGCTTCAAGGCTCTTGGCCTGGATAAGGAAATGGGGCTCGACTCCTTCTCCGTTCCATTTCACCTTCTCCATAGCAGAGTTCGTAACCAATACCAGATGCAGACGCAGACGGCTGGCGCAATATCCGCAGATATGTTTGAGGCTTTATCGCCGTCCGAGCCTGTCTCAAACGAGGGCATACAGGAGGAAATTGGCCTGGTTAAAAACTTCTTCCTTGCCAAATTGCACGCTAATGGTGACCAACCTCTGGTTGAGGACGAAGACTTGCCCGTCAAGCAGCGCAAGCCTCGTCCACGCCTGGGGGCAAGCGGCAAAATTATATCCGCCCAGAAACGCCCACCACGAGAACAGCTGGCgttggcaaagaagaagaagaaaatggagctcgccgccgccgcagctgaAGCCAAGGCAAATGCATCACCCGAGAAAGGGGCCAACGCTGGAACAGGGTCAACCAACACAACACCAGCCAAGAAGAAGTCAATCACCATCACTCCTGTTCCGCCTCCCAACCCAGCTCTTCTCGCCCTCACCGCGAGCATGGAGAGAACTGACAGCATGCAAAGCCAAGCGGGCACAAGCCAGACCGAAAAGGATGAGAATATTGCTATGATGAGCCCAGACAGTATCGCTCAGTAA